The Funiculus sociatus GB2-C1 genomic interval CAGCAGGTATTGCAACTGTGTCTGGAGGCGGGGGCGAGATTAGCGCAACCAGGAGAATTTACGCTGCGGGCGTTTTTGAATGGGCGTTTGGATTTGACTCAGGCGGAGAGTATTTCCGATTTGGTGGGAGCTAAATCGCCTCAAGCTGCACAATCTGCTTTAGCTGGTTTACAGGGGAAGTTGCAAAAGCCGATTCGCTCTGTGCGTGCTACCTGCTTAGACATTCTGGCAGAAATTGAGGCGAGGATTGACTTTGAGGAAGATTTGCCACCGCTGGATGAGAAGCACATTACAGCACAAATTGAGAAAATTTTGGCAGAGACAACGAAAATTTTGGCAACAGCTGACAAAGGGGAACTGTTACGCGCTGGTTTGAAAGTGGCGATTGTCGGGCGACCAAACGTGGGAAAATCGAGTTTGCTGAATGCCTGGAGTAAGAGCGATCGCGCTATTGTCACCGACCTCCCTGGCACCACCCGCGATGTTGTAGAATCTCAGCTAGTTGTGGGTGGGATACCAGTGCAAGTGCTGGATACTGCGGGAATTCGGGATACCGTTGATCGGGTGGAGAAGATTGGCGTTGAGCGAAGTCTTGCTTCTGCCCAAGCAGCTGATCTAGTGTTGCTCACCATTGATGCTCAACTTGGTTGGACGCAAGCTGAGCAAGAAATCTACGAACAGGTACAACATCGCCCGTTAATTTTAGTTATAAATAAAACCGATCTTGTAGAGACGCAATTTATCGATTCTTTGCAATATCCTGACAATATTAACCGCATCATATACACATCAGCCGCCCACAACCAAGGCATTGATGCTTTGGAAAAAGCCATTTTAGATGCCGTACACACTGGAAACCTCAAAGTAGCTGATTTGGATTTAGCGATTAATCAGCGACAAGCCGCAGCTTTAACAAAAGCTAAAATATCTTTACAGCAAGTGAAAGCAACAATTGCCGATCAACTGCCTCTCGACTTCTGGACAATTGACTTACGGGGTGCCATTCAAGCATTAGGAGAAATCACCGGAGAGGAAGTAACAGAATCGGTTCTTGACCGAATTTTTAGCAGATTTTGTATTGGGAAATAGGGGACTGGGGACTGGAGACTAGGGAATTGGGGATTGGGGATTGGGGATTGGGAATTGGGAATTGGGAATTGGGAGTGGGGGATTTTGTAATTAGCAATGAGCAATGAGCAATGAGAAACAATCTATTAGAAAAGGATACGAAGAATATAGCGTCAAAGGTTTCTACGAGCAATTTGGTGATGAGTATAGAAATCCTCAAGAGGCGGCAGTTCAAGAGGTTTTACAGCTATCAGTTAATAAATGGCAGCTAGATTTACAGAAGGTATTAGATTTAGCTTGTGGCAGCGGTGAAGTTACTTTGACACTGCAAAATTTAGGCTGCACTAACATTGATGGCATCGATCCATACACCTACAATGCTTATTTGAAACGCACTCTCCAAGAAGCTGAACCCTATACCTTTGAGGACATTGCTTCTGGAGTCCTCCATGACCGACATTATAGTTTGATTGTTTGCAGCTTTGCTTTGCATTTGTTGAGTGAGTCACGTTTACCAGTAGTCGCCTACCAGTTGAGTTTGATTTCCGACTCAATAGTTATCATTACCCCTCATAAGCGCCCTCACTTGAAGCCCGAATGGGGATGGAACTTCGTGGAGGAGATTATGTTTAACAGGGTGCGATCGCGTCTCTATAAGGCAATACTTTTCGGTTAAAGCAAAAGCTAATCTCCCAATCCCTGTCCCATCTCTCCTCAAAGAAGAGATGGGACAGGGGAAAGAAGCTAAAGCCCCCCTCCCGTAAAAAAATCTTCCTTTCGTTTTCCCTCTCCTCTTAGGAGAGGGTTAGAGAGAGGTTCCCTAGCCTCGCCTTGCAGCAGTTGTTTCTCGCAGCAGTTGTTTAACCGT includes:
- the mnmE gene encoding tRNA uridine-5-carboxymethylaminomethyl(34) synthesis GTPase MnmE gives rise to the protein MSQMFVQGETIAAIATAVVPQQGSVGIVRVSGEKAVAIAHTLFFAPGRQQWESHRILYGYIRHPQTQQVVDEALLLIMQAPRSYTREDVVEFHCHGGIMPVQQVLQLCLEAGARLAQPGEFTLRAFLNGRLDLTQAESISDLVGAKSPQAAQSALAGLQGKLQKPIRSVRATCLDILAEIEARIDFEEDLPPLDEKHITAQIEKILAETTKILATADKGELLRAGLKVAIVGRPNVGKSSLLNAWSKSDRAIVTDLPGTTRDVVESQLVVGGIPVQVLDTAGIRDTVDRVEKIGVERSLASAQAADLVLLTIDAQLGWTQAEQEIYEQVQHRPLILVINKTDLVETQFIDSLQYPDNINRIIYTSAAHNQGIDALEKAILDAVHTGNLKVADLDLAINQRQAAALTKAKISLQQVKATIADQLPLDFWTIDLRGAIQALGEITGEEVTESVLDRIFSRFCIGK
- a CDS encoding class I SAM-dependent methyltransferase, with protein sequence MSNEKQSIRKGYEEYSVKGFYEQFGDEYRNPQEAAVQEVLQLSVNKWQLDLQKVLDLACGSGEVTLTLQNLGCTNIDGIDPYTYNAYLKRTLQEAEPYTFEDIASGVLHDRHYSLIVCSFALHLLSESRLPVVAYQLSLISDSIVIITPHKRPHLKPEWGWNFVEEIMFNRVRSRLYKAILFG